The Faecalibacter bovis genome includes the window TACAAAAATTCAAGAAAACGGAGCTGAAAATGTATTAAATAATAGAATTTCAACTATACCTTCAATAACTCCTGGAGAACTTTATACTTCAACAAATACCAATAATTGGAAAAAAATTATTGAAATTAATAACATTGTTGTTTCTGAGAAAAAGACTTTTATTAATGTTGATTTTCAAACTGGTGTTACATTAACAAAATCAAGCATTCGATCAGGTGATTTTACCCAATTTGCATGTGGAGTATTTTTAAAGAAACAAAACGAAACTTCTTATAAACTAAAAGGATACAGATTAGGACAGGTTACTGCCATTGGTAACGTAAGTATTGTGCAATCTAATTTTGATATGATCTACACAATAAATTTAGATCCTGAAACTGCTATTGGAACTTATGATAGTTTCATCGGTTGTAAAAAATTCAATGAATTTCCCCTTATAACTGGTAATTCAAGTAATTTCCAATTATATATCGGTAGTTCTTCTGATGAAGAAAAGATTTCGAAATTTAATAATCAATCTGTATACAAAGTTGATGTTTCATTTAAATTATAACATGAGAATTATGAAAGCATATTTTACATATATTATATTATCAGTATCTAGCTTAGTTTATTCTCAGCTATACATAGGTAATGACCCAGAGCAATTAACTGAAGCAAAATTAAGTCAAACATATGGAACTTCTGAAGTTCCCTCGTTAATAGTAGATGATAATGTTTTAGTTAAAGGAAAATTAATTTTTAAAGAAGGACAACCGGGACAAGTATTACGTTCTAATGGTCCTGGACAAGAACCCACTTGGCAAACAGTTTTAGGACAGATTCAGCGTTTAGAAAATTTAAATTACTTATTGTATACACAAACGTTTGATAATTTAACAGGTATAAATCTAGATAATGCACCTACAAATCCAACTCTTAAATATACTATTGATCAATCATTAAGTTCTAACTGGCAAGTAATTGCCGGATCAAATCAAGAATTTACAGTACAAAGAAACAATCCTACAGTTTATATCACATTTGAGAGTGTGGCGCATATTGCTGGATCTGGTACAGATACAGGAGCTATGTTTGCATGTGGTATATTTGTTGCTCAAAAAACTGGAACATCTAGTCCTTCTAATGCTGATTTCAAGCTAAAAGGTGTTAGAACATTTACAGCTAATAGAGGTGCCAACAGTGACCCTTTCTTTAATATACGTGTCTCTACAATTTTAGATAAATCTACACTTTTAGAAAATCAAAAATATGAAGTAAAAATTGGTTGTACAAGAAGAGAAAATTTTGGTGCTACAAATATTAGTTTAGCTATCGGAAAAGCAGCAACCGGAACTTCAAATATTAGTAATACAACTGCAAGAACATTCTTAAAAATTAGCCGTTACGAAAACACTACAAACCAATAATCATATGAAAAAATATATATTTATTATTATAGGAACTTTGTCTTTAATCAATTCAAAAGGACAAAATGTAGGAATAGGGTTAGATAATAATGCAGAACCAGAAGAAAGATTACATGTTAAAAGTGTCGATTTCAGAGGGATGTTACATTTTGAAGATGCTAACGGGAATATAATACCGTATGGAGATAACACTAAATATTTAGTATATGAAGGTAATGGACAAGGTATTGGATGGGAAAATATTTCCGAGCCTTATGACTTTGCAAGTTCTACTTTGATTAAGAATAAAATTTTAAATTCTGACATCGATGGTATTACAATTAGACATAGTAGTAATACAAGTAAAGATGAATTGGGTGATTCATTTATTCACGGTAATAATGCTTCTAACAAACAATGGAAAATGTTAAATAGTAATACCAATCTTGATGAAAATCCTTTAGTTAGTAAAGTTAGATTTACTTCAACAAACAGTAGTATTAATGCGACTATACAAACTATGGTATTAAAATATAGCACAAATAATGATCAAACTATTGTTAGTTATACATGTGGATTCTTTATAAAAAAAGCTAATAATCATAACATTAATGAATTTAAATTATTCCATATTAGACCTGAAGTTATTACTGGACCTCCAAATTCATTCAAACTATTAACAATGTCTGGAATGATTAAAAGACAAAGTGGAATAGATGGAATTGGTAATTTAGAAATTGATACAGATTATTACATTACACCAGCTTGTAGAGGTAGAAATATTGGTGATCAAAATGATCGTGAATTACTTATTGGTAAATCTGTAACAAGTGGATATACTGAAAGTACTAGAAGTATCTTAACACCAAATAATGTTCAAACTTCATTTGTTATTGAACAAGTTGAACAATAAATACATAACAAAAAAAAGAGAACCTTTCGGTTCTCTTTTTTTTATATTACCTTAATTGGTGGATGTTTCTCAATAAAATCAATTGTTAGTTCTGCACTATCGGTTAAGAATAGTAAATCTTTATAAACTCGGCCAACAGCTAATTGATGAACTACCGAATATATTGATGTATCTTCTACATATCTTTTTTTACCTAAAAACACCATTGGACTATGATAGCCAGAAGTTCCGTAGTGATTTTGAGCCGCTTCTTGGAAGATTTCTTGTGTAGTTCCTGCACTTCCTGGCGCGAAAACTAATCCGTACAAACTAATTGTTAATAGAATATCTTCACGAATACTGTTCGAAAAATATTTTGCAATATACTTCGCAAATAAATTAGAAGGTTCATGTCCGTAGAACCAAGTCGGAATCGCTAAACTTTCGCATCCATTGGGATATTTCTCTAAAACTTCCATCGAACGTTGATTAAAATTTTTAGCTAAATAATCTGCATCATTCGGATCTTGGAATTCTAAATCTTTTAATATTTTAATAGCATCAAATAATTCCTCTTTCGAGTAATTACCCATATAAGCTCCTAAATTAGCCGCTTCCATAATACCTGGTCCACCACCTGTCACCACATAAAAGCCTTTTTTTGTAGCTAATTGTGCAGCAATCGCCGTTTCTACATAAAATTGATTTCCACGTCGAGTTGAGTGTCCTCCCATAAAACCAACTACTTTTTTCTTTGTCATTCCTTCATCGTCATATTCTAAAATACGACGCAAACCATCATCAATAGAATGATCATGAAGACGTTGAGCTAATGCTTCAGAAACTGCTGGATTATATTTATTTTTTACAAAATGTTTATAAATATTAATATCTACGCTATTGTCATTCACAGGATCGTAACCTTCCATCAATTCTTGCCAAGAATATAGTTTTCCTCGGTACGGATTATATGGTAAATTTTTGAATTTTGGATAAACAAATGCGCCACGTTCAATTAACGGAATTGCTGTTTCTTGTTTAAAAGTACAGCCTAAAAAAGTTGTATTATTTAAAATAATATTGTCCCAATCTACATCTTTATTGCAGAAATTAATGTCTTGAATTACCTTATTAGTTAAATTATTTGTTGTAGAAATTAAATCGTTCCACTCTTTATCATTATGAATTAAATTCTTAATTAATTTTATTTTCATATAGTAATTTATCTTTCTTCATTATTAACATTTCAAGTTACACTAATTGTTCCAATCTACATAAAAGGATAGTTAAGTTTAATAAAATCCATTTAACTAATCTATATTTGCAAAATATTAACGCTCAAAGATTGGGGAATCGTGTGAAATTCACGAGCTGTCGCGCAACTGTAAAATATTTTGTGAAAAATATAAAGTCAGATTACCAATTTATGAGCTTTTCGATAATGCTTTCGCGATTTGAAGCTAATTCTATTGTTCTATGAAATCTATAACCAACAAACGCCATAAAAAACATTATCAAATTTTTATTCAAAAAGAAATAACGTGCTAACACATGATAATGGAAATGGAAAAAACACAAAGAGAGGAATTAATTGAACAACGTATCAATGATTCTGAAACCAGAGTTTTTAAAGCAGTTTTCCCTGGAGATACAAACCATCACAAAACAATGTTTGGTGGTGCAGTAATGTATTTAATGGACGAAATTGCTTTTATGACAGCTACACGTTTTTGTCGCAAACCTATTGTAACGGTAAGTAGTGACAAAATCGATTTTAAACACTCAATTCCTGCAGGAACTTTAGTTGAATTCGTAGGAAAAGTTACAAGAGTAGGACGTACAAGTTTGGACGTTCAGATTGATGTTTTTATTGAAAGTATGTACCGTGATGGTCGCGAAAAAGCGATTACAGGAACTTTTACATTAGTAGCAATCAATGAAAACAAAAGACCAGTTCCGGTAATTGACTAATTATTAGAATAAAATTTAATCCTTCACATTAATTTGTGAAGGATTTTTTTGTTGCATTCAATTTTTGTTAAAAATCATCGTTATCTTTAAAATATAACGCAAAACAAACAATAAAATGGAACTACCTTTCGCTGAACCGTTTCGAATAAAAATGGTCGAAGAAATTTACCAATCTACACGTGAGGAACGTGAACAATGGATTAAGGAAAAAGATTATAACTTATTCAACTTAGAAAGCCAAAAAGTTTTTGTTGATTTATTGACAGATTCAGGAACTGGAGCAATGTCTGATAAACAATGGGGAGCAATGATGACAGGTGACGAAAGCTATGCTGGTTCACAATCTTTCCAAAAATTAAAAGCAACAGTAAATAAAATTACTGGATACGAATACGTTTTGCCTACACATCAAGGTCGTGCAGCAGAAAATGTATTATTTTCAGCTTTAGTTAAAGAAGGAAATGTAATTCCTGGAAATTCGCATTTTGATACAACTAAAGGTCATATAGAATTTAGAAAAGCACATGCCATAGATTGTACAATTGACGAAGCTTTTGATAGCGAATTAATTCATCCATTTAAAGGAAATATCGATTTAGATAAACTTGAAAAAGTATATAAGGAACATGGAAAAGAAAATATTCCATTTACTTTAATCACAATCACTTGTAATTCATCAGGTGGCCAGCCCGTTTCTGTAGAAAACATTAGAAAAGTAAAAGCTTTATCAGACAAATATGGTATTCCGATTTTCTTTGATTCTGCTCGTTTTGCAGAAAATGCATATTTCATCAAAGAAAGGGAAGAAGAATTTAAAAATCATACGATCAAAGAAATTTCTAAAATAGTATTTGATCTTGGTGATGGTATGACAATGTCGTCTAAAAAAGATGGATTGGTAAATATCGGAGGTTTTATAGCACTTAATAATGAAGAGCTATATAAAATATGTGGTAATTTCGGAATTATTTACGAAGGTTATTTAAGTTATGGTGGTTTAGCTGGACGTGATTTAGCAGCTTTAGCACAAGGTTTAGATGAAGCAACAGAATATCCGTACTTAAAATCTCGAATTTCACAAGTTGAATACCTTGGAAATAAATTGATTGAATACGGAATTCCGATTCAACAACCTATTGGTGGACATGCAATTTTTATAGATGCGGTAAAATTTTTACCTAATGTACCACGCGAAGAATTTCCTGCACAAACTTTAGGAATCGAGTTGTACAAAGAAGCTGGAGTACGAGGTGTAGAAATTGGAACAATCTTGGCCGATCGTGATCCTGAAACTAGAGAAAATCGTTATCCAAAATTAGAATTATTGCGTTTAGCAATTCCTAGAAGAACTTATTTTCAAAGTCATATGGATTACATCGCGGTAGCGTTAAAAAATATTTTTGATAGACGCGAAGAAATTTCTAAAGGTTACGAAATTACTTGGGAAGCAGATATTTTAAGACACTTTACAGTAAAATTGAAAGAAAAATAATGATATAAAAAAAATCCACCAATTGGTGGATTTTTTTTATTTTTATTTCCATCTCCAATCGCCTGAAATACGTAATGGAGTTTCTAAATTTGCATCAATTAATTGTTTTTGAATTTCATTATCTGTCCATCTTTTCGAAGGAAAATTCTTTACATTACTTAATCTATACAACAAATACGTTTCTAATACTACGTTATTTTTTAAACCTTGTTCTTCCACAAATTCAAAAGAATCACAATTTGCATGATAACAATTTAAAGCACCTTTTTTAAATTTACTTTCTGTTAATCCAATAATTGGAATTCCTTGTAACATAAACGGTTGATGATCTGAATGTAATCCTACATTAACGGATGCTGTTTCTTTAAAATCTGAAATATAATTTTTAACATCTTTTGCAATTTCATTTAAAAATGATAAACTGGAATTTGTTGATGAAAAATACGCTTTTGGATTTGTTGTCATATCCATATTCGACATGGCTTTTATCTGTTTGATA containing:
- a CDS encoding tryptophanase; the encoded protein is MELPFAEPFRIKMVEEIYQSTREEREQWIKEKDYNLFNLESQKVFVDLLTDSGTGAMSDKQWGAMMTGDESYAGSQSFQKLKATVNKITGYEYVLPTHQGRAAENVLFSALVKEGNVIPGNSHFDTTKGHIEFRKAHAIDCTIDEAFDSELIHPFKGNIDLDKLEKVYKEHGKENIPFTLITITCNSSGGQPVSVENIRKVKALSDKYGIPIFFDSARFAENAYFIKEREEEFKNHTIKEISKIVFDLGDGMTMSSKKDGLVNIGGFIALNNEELYKICGNFGIIYEGYLSYGGLAGRDLAALAQGLDEATEYPYLKSRISQVEYLGNKLIEYGIPIQQPIGGHAIFIDAVKFLPNVPREEFPAQTLGIELYKEAGVRGVEIGTILADRDPETRENRYPKLELLRLAIPRRTYFQSHMDYIAVALKNIFDRREEISKGYEITWEADILRHFTVKLKEK
- a CDS encoding LOG family protein codes for the protein MKIKLIKNLIHNDKEWNDLISTTNNLTNKVIQDINFCNKDVDWDNIILNNTTFLGCTFKQETAIPLIERGAFVYPKFKNLPYNPYRGKLYSWQELMEGYDPVNDNSVDINIYKHFVKNKYNPAVSEALAQRLHDHSIDDGLRRILEYDDEGMTKKKVVGFMGGHSTRRGNQFYVETAIAAQLATKKGFYVVTGGGPGIMEAANLGAYMGNYSKEELFDAIKILKDLEFQDPNDADYLAKNFNQRSMEVLEKYPNGCESLAIPTWFYGHEPSNLFAKYIAKYFSNSIREDILLTISLYGLVFAPGSAGTTQEIFQEAAQNHYGTSGYHSPMVFLGKKRYVEDTSIYSVVHQLAVGRVYKDLLFLTDSAELTIDFIEKHPPIKVI
- a CDS encoding acyl-CoA thioesterase: MEMEKTQREELIEQRINDSETRVFKAVFPGDTNHHKTMFGGAVMYLMDEIAFMTATRFCRKPIVTVSSDKIDFKHSIPAGTLVEFVGKVTRVGRTSLDVQIDVFIESMYRDGREKAITGTFTLVAINENKRPVPVID